TTTCATATTATAATAGCAAAACATATCTAAGTATCAGATCATTATCAAGCAAAGAGAACTGCCATTACCGAACAAATGTATTAAAAAACTTACTTTAAGAGGGCTAAGACTGGAACTTGAGGTTGACATATGATTAGATGATGTTGAAGTGATTCTTGATTGATTCATAAAGTTATGACCATTTTGTTGCTCTAAATAAGCTTTCAGGTTAGCAAGTTCTCTTGCTTGATCTTTAAGTTGTTCCTCTTGCTGAGCAAATTTTGCCTTCATCTCTAATATTTCATGTTTTTGATCCAACACTAGTCGCTGAGATCCACTTCGACTAGGTTCATCACCCCACACATCAGTTGGACATATACCAAAACCATACATTCGTACATGCCCATGCTTGTCTTGCCCAACTACTTGTGCAAATACATCATTTTTTCCAACAGAATCTTCAGTTTCAGGAGGCAATTGACTAACCTTTTCATTCATTGCAAGCTGCAAAAGTGTAAAGAGTAAAACAATGATTACATTTGTACAATCCTAATATAGATTAGAAAGTAATGGATAGATCTTTCTAACATAttttaaagcaagtaaacagtATAATGAAAGATTTTACTTACCATAATATTAGCTACTGCACTACTAGATGGGTTTCCTTTGTTATCAGTGTAGCAGTGATTGAACATTTCAACTCGTGATGGATTGCGGCCTAATTTTTTCTTCTGTATCAAAAAGAATTTTTGTTTAAACAAATTGAAATAATATTAAATGAAGCATAATAGAATAGCCAGAAATGTTTACCATGTTTGCTCGAATCTGGGCAAATGATTTCTTCCCGGTATTATGATTCGTGGTCTTCATTGCCcttgcttttttatttttttcactaaTTTTCTATATCACATACAAATAATTTAGAAATAACTCCAAAATAATCTGATATACTATTACATAAAGGGAATATACATATACCTTTGTATCTTCTAACTCCCAATAATCAGCAATAACTTTATATTGATCTTTTACCACTCTCACATCTAAATTGAGCATTTGACTTTCAACTTGTATATTTGGCTTGTAGTATGTGGCTTTAATCCATGCCTTCCAATTCCTCCAATACTTGCCCAAAGCACGAAGAATCCAAATTTTTGCACTAGGAGGGACATCAAATTTTTCCTACAATATATTTCATGTGCTTAGATTTCACCCATCATATCATAAATAACTAACAAATATTGATACATGTATAAACTGACTTAAGCTTTATTACCTTGACAATCTTTAACATGTCTTTCTTCCGAGACTTGTCAATTTTTCGCCAATCTTGGACATCAATTGGGGCATATGAACCATTTCTTGATATTGTACCCAAGAACTCTGtaaatcttgatttatttttgcCCACTGGTTTGCCAAGTTTGTTGAATTTAACTTTATAACGATGAGATGTAGGCTGACCCCAAACACTTGTCATATATGTTGGCCCTCGTGTTTTTTTTGCCTCCACATCACCATCAGTCTCATCATCTAAAAAAATAAGAACAACATTTATTAGTGTATATGCAATAATTAATATacttaaaaatatcaaatactCTTACTAATACCTGTGTTCTGAAGCTCTTCCACTCTTATACACTGATTTTCCAACCGGATAAAATTGCATAGCCAGGAAAATCACTAATAGTCCATAATAATGCTGCTCTTAATTGAAAGTTTTGTTTGTAAGATGCATCATATGTATTGATCCCCATCTCCCACAATTCTTTCAATTCTTTGATTAGAGGTTGTAAATATACATCAAGATCATTACCAGGAGCATGTGGACCTGGTATCAACAATGACAACATTAAATATGGTTGTTTCATACACATCCAAGGCGGTAAATTATAAGGTATCAAAATCACTGGCCATGTACTATGAGTGGAGCTCATACTTTTGAATGGATTAAATCCATCGGAAGCCAACCCCAACCTAACATTACGAGGATCCTTAGAAAAATCTGTATGCTGATAATCGAAAGTTTTCCAAGCTGGGGAATCAGCAGGGTGTCTCATATAACCATCCTTAGTACGACCCTCTGAGTGCCATCTCATATGCTTTGCAGTTTTAGATGACATAAATAAACGCTGCAACCTGGGTTTTAGTGGAAAATGCCATAAAACCTTACGTGcgacttttcttttctcaccGGTTGGATCATTTTCTGATGCTTCCCATCTAAGTTCTTTGCATGTTTCACAACAAGTTCTTTTTGCATTTACCCCCCAATACAAAGTGCAATCATTAGGACAAGCATCATACTTTTCATATCCAAGTCCTAATTCTTTCATTAATTTTTCGGACTCATAGTAAGATTTAGGCAATTTTTCCATGGCTTCAGGAAATGCTTCTATCAACAAATCAAGAAGCATATCAAAGATTTTGTTGCTCCATTTACCCAGACACTTCAAGTGAAGCAAGCGAATTATGAACGAAAGCTTGGAAAACTTTTTACAACCAGGGTAGAGTTCTTGTTGAGATCGTCAATTAACTTATAAAACTTTTCAGCAACTGAATTAGGTAGTTCCTGATTAGATTTGAATGTACCAGCCATAGCAGGATCTTGTTGAGGTATTCCTAAGGCTTCATGAACTAGACCATTCATGTCATCACCTATATCAGATACGTTATGAGGAACATTGTCTGAGGTCTATATCGGTGCAGAAGAGTATACAAATTCCCCGTGAGCTACCCACTGTGTGTATCCCTTAAGAAATCCAAACACcttcaaatgaatttttgcatCTGCCCTAGACACACATACTCCACATTTACATTCTGAACATGGACAAGCAATCATTCCATTCCCATGACTTGAATGCTTAAAGGCATAGTTTAAGAATAATTCCAAACCCTTTTCAAATTCACCACTTCTTCTATCTTTCCACATCCAACTCTTATCCATATTATTAGAGTTATCAAATATTTACTCATCAAACAACATAAAGGAGTGTTAATGAGTGAGTACCTGAAATAATGCATTTTATATGAGATAATAGCTAAAATAACCAATAATTTTGTAATTTATTGCAAGATAGATTAAATTAGACTAAAATACTCAATTTCATATCAGCAAACCTTTATAATGTATGAACACTTTTAatagcaaaattcaaaaataaattacCAACTGCTatattcaaaagaaaattagaacaagACTAATCAGGCATGTGAACGTATAAAATTAGACCAATAAAGTAATGTACCTGCTCAAGAGTGCCAAAGTCTAATACTTTTCCTCCGTCAAATACTTACCAGCAAATATAAACCTGTCCAAAATAAAGTAAAAGCAACTAGCTTGAATAAATTTTAAAACAGGACCTATTGCATTTTTTCACCAATTGCTTAAGCTTTCAACAAATTATAACAGAGGTCTTAATTACGGTTTAGAAAAGAGGAACCGGACACAAAGAGAAACCGGACACAAACACACGGCTAACAACTCTGCTTATGAATCTACAAACTATTATTGTTTCGTCTTATTACACGGATGGCTGTTtgataaaaatacaaaaaatagcTTAATCTTGATGTTAGACATGAACTTAATTAGCTTCCTGTCCTTATCAAATAACCATATAtgctgataaaaaaaaaactaaagaaattttGTGTGAGGAAAAAAATGTATCCGTTATAGAGTTCCAGAATATATTAAATTGTTACAGATCCATCAAATAATTGCAATTGATAGAAACATCTCTGTAGGTATGGACCATCCTACTTAGAATGGATTTTTTTGGGCactaatttgaaatttaaaccaTCACATAATGTTTAGAGTGTTTAAAGAATTAGTTGCACAGTCATTCCTGAATGTTGTGGAATTTACACCACCATTTTTACAGTTTGACGAAGATATACTGCACAGTTTTTTCAAGAGGAAGCAACTTTTCCCGCGGAGTCCAAATTTGCAGCTCATGTACCATAGAATTACAAGTATAGCTGGCCCTTACAGAATCCAAAggttactttttatttttcgaTCAGATGGCAATGTTAATTACACAACACTTGATAGTCAAGttttaattataaaaaaggACAACTGCCCTAAAATCCTTCCATGCAAATTCATTGAGGAAACAAGACTCCCACTTTATATCATTGATAACTAGCTTGATGGCAAACTTTGCTAGCTTATGACGAACTTCATTTCCTGATCTAAACTTGCTAGCTTATGACAAATTTTATGTTCTTacaagaattttcaaaattcatttcaaaaCAATGCTCTAAAAATGCTATTTGTTGGATACTTGccattcatttcatttgattGGTTCCAGCTGGGATATATCGTATAGTATCATCTGGGCAGGCTCGACTAGCTAGCTAGCTAGTTATACATATTGATGATGATCTGTCGCAGACCATCTGGAAAATGACTTGCATCAAATTATTTTCCTCTGCTAAATTGTTTTT
This Coffea arabica cultivar ET-39 chromosome 3e, Coffea Arabica ET-39 HiFi, whole genome shotgun sequence DNA region includes the following protein-coding sequences:
- the LOC140038650 gene encoding uncharacterized protein, which codes for MTSVWGQPTSHRYKVKFNKLGKPVGKNKSRFTEFLGTISRNGSYAPIDVQDWRKIDKSRKKDMLKIVKEKFDVPPSAKIWILRALGKYWRNWKAWIKATYYKPNIQVESQMLNLDVRVVKDQYKVIADYWELEDTKKISEKNKKARAMKTTNHNTGKKSFAQIRANMKKKLGRNPSRVEMFNHCYTDNKGNPSSSAVANIMLAMNEKVSQLPPETEDSVGKNDVFAQVVGQDKHGHVRMYGFGICPTDVWGDEPSRSGSQRLVLDQKHEILEMKAKFAQQEEQLKDQARELANLKAYLEQQNGHNFMNQSRITSTSSNHMSTSSSSLSPLKEGNWISLFSLNEPTKVVAVGRLQSLDPSTIVGGQPLGSNWCEVLVQVVIERDEHLIRPYVPLQTIADSFGAPIAWPTKLVKICED